The genomic window TCATGCATAAATTTTTTGCGAGTGTACCAAGGTTGGCCAACAGAACCAGGATTAAATATCATTTGACCAATCGTAGTGTAACGCCAAACTGGAGTATGCGTATGACCATAAATAGCGACATCCATATCTTCTCCAATATTTAACTCATTGAAACTTGCTTCGTCGCCATAGGGGAACAATGTGCCACCGTGATTGCTATTCGGCAAATTATGTGTCAACGAAAAAATTAAACCTTGTTCAACTTTTTTACCAGTCATGGGAAGATTTTGAATTTGCTTGCGACGGTTTGGACTAAAATTTTCTTGGTCGTATCTAACTAAATTAGCGAAGTAGACGTTAGTAGGGTTATCGAAATCAACTTGGTCGCCATCGTTCATAATTTTATTATAAACTGATTCCCAATTTCCCAATAGATATTGAGTCGTGTTGACTTCTTCCAACATCTGAAAACATTCCTCAGTTGATGATCCGCCGAAGCCGATATCTCCAATCGACCATATTTCTGTCGCATTATTTTTTTCAGCGTCTTGTAAAACAGCTTTTAAGGCAGTAGCATTACCGTGGCTGTCAGCGACAACAGCGATAGTTTTCGTCATTTGTATTACTCCTCATAAAAAAATTGTATCAACGATTATTTGTGAATTGATTATTTAATTAAAGTTTAGAACACTAAATAACAAAAACATAGTTAAATTCAGATAAAAATAATTACGTGGGGCTATTTTAAAATGG from Companilactobacillus sp. includes these protein-coding regions:
- a CDS encoding metallophosphoesterase family protein; this translates as MTKTIAVVADSHGNATALKAVLQDAEKNNATEIWSIGDIGFGGSSTEECFQMLEEVNTTQYLLGNWESVYNKIMNDGDQVDFDNPTNVYFANLVRYDQENFSPNRRKQIQNLPMTGKKVEQGLIFSLTHNLPNSNHGGTLFPYGDEASFNELNIGEDMDVAIYGHTHTPVWRYTTIGQMIFNPGSVGQPWYTRKKFMHDRDASYLLLTISGENIDNINFRKVPYDLNTELSHAKTLGHPYLSLYKKLLTTVSRRRTTN